In one Melospiza melodia melodia isolate bMelMel2 chromosome 5, bMelMel2.pri, whole genome shotgun sequence genomic region, the following are encoded:
- the PPID gene encoding peptidyl-prolyl cis-trans isomerase D: MSHPSPVARPGKASNPRAFFDVDIGGERVGRIVFELFADVVPKTAENFRALCTGEKGTGPTTGKPLHYKGCPFHRIIKEFMVQGGDFSNQNGTGGESIYGEKFEDENFHYQHDKPGLLSMANAGPGTNGSQFFITTVPTPHLDGKHVVFGQVIKGMGVVKILENVEVKGENPAKLCVIAECGELKEGDDWGITPQDGSGDAHPDFPEDSDIDLKDVDKIVAIAEDTKNIGNTFFKSQNWAMAAKKYSKSLRYVEASEEVAEEADKPKLKTVALTCVLNIGACKLKLSDWQGAIDSCSEALKIDPANTKALYRRAQGWQGIKDLDQALADLKKAHEIAPEDKAIQTETLKIKQKIKAQREKEKAAYAKMFA, encoded by the exons ATGTCGCACCCGTCCCCTGTCGCCCGGCCCGGCAAGGCCAGCAACCCCCGCGCCTTCTTCGATGTGGACATCGGGGGCGAGCGAG TTGGACGCATTGTCTTTGAATTATTTGCTGATGTTGTACCTAAAACTGCTGAGAATTTCCGTGCGCTGTGTACAGGAGAAAAAGGAACAGGACCTACCACTGGAAAACCTCTCCATTATAAAGGATGTCCTTTCCACAGGA TTATTAAGGAATTTATGGTTCAAGGTGGAGATTTCTCAAACCAAAATGGCACAGGTGGAGAAAGTATATATGGTGAAAAATTTGAAGATGAAAACTTTCATTATCAG CATGACAAACCAGGTCTGCTGAGCATGGCAAATGCAGGACCTGGTACTAATGGCTCTCAGTTCTTTATTACAACGGTGCCTACTCCTCACCTGGATGGGAAACATGTGGTGTTTGGCCAAGTGATCAAAGGAATGGGTGTAGTTAAAATACTAGAAAACGTTGAAGTGAAAGGAGAAAATCCTGCTAAG TTGTGTGTCATAGCCGAATGTGGAGAGCTAAAGGAAGGAGATGACTGGGGAATTACTCCCCAGGATGGATCTGGAGATGCTCATCCAGATTTTCCTGAAGATTCAGATATAGACTTAAAAGAT GTTGACAAGATTGTGGCCATAGCAGAAGACACAAAGAATATAGGAAATACTTTCTTCAAATCGCAAAATTGGGCAATGGCAGCTAAAAAGTATAGTAAAAGTTTACG GTATGTAGAAGCTTCTGAAGAAgtggcagaggaggcagacaagCCCAAGTTAAAGACTGTTGCTTTGACCTGTGTTCTAAACATTGGTGCTTGCAAACTAAAACTGTCAGATTGGCAGGGAGCCATTGACAGCTGTTCAGAG GCTCTTAAAATAGATCCAGCAAATACTAAAGCTCTCTACAGACGGGCTCAAGGATGGCAGGGAATAAAAGATCTTGATCAAGCACTG gCTGATCTTAAAAAGGCTCATGAAATAGCCCCTGAAGACAAAG CTATCCAGACGGAAACACTCAAAATCAAGCAGAAGATAAAAGCCCAAAgggagaaagagaaagcagcttaTGCTAAAATGTTtgcttga